From Oceanibaculum nanhaiense, a single genomic window includes:
- a CDS encoding acyl-CoA dehydrogenase family protein, giving the protein MDFLLNEQQKMIIETARKVGGEYGLEYWREIDAKKQFPTEIWKAICSSGLAAAALPEEHGGSGLGMLELAMIVETLAASGAGSTVGQLFMNNPIFGGVGISRFGTAQMKRDYLPKLVSGEMLFCMALTEPDAGSNSLEIQTFARREGNGFRINGRKIWITGVPQADKVLVIARTQKAEDVKRRTDGITMFLLDRDREGLSHTPIEKVGTNTLTSSMVFLDDVWAGPDEIVGTLDMGWHELLDVLNTERIVTTACLVGTAQLAIELAVKYAGERKVFRGAPIGSYQGLQFPLAEAYAQTETARLMNYKAASLFDSGLPYGSEANIAKLIAGHASAQATDRAMQTMGGMGYAKESYVERLWRDARLFRIAPISEEMILNFISIHNLKMPRSY; this is encoded by the coding sequence ATGGATTTCCTGCTTAACGAGCAGCAGAAGATGATCATCGAGACCGCCCGCAAGGTGGGCGGGGAATATGGTCTGGAATACTGGCGCGAGATTGACGCCAAGAAGCAGTTCCCCACTGAAATCTGGAAGGCGATCTGTTCTTCCGGCCTCGCCGCCGCGGCCCTGCCGGAAGAACATGGCGGCAGCGGCCTGGGCATGCTGGAACTGGCGATGATCGTCGAGACGCTGGCTGCCAGCGGCGCTGGCTCGACCGTCGGGCAGCTGTTCATGAACAACCCGATCTTTGGCGGCGTCGGCATCTCGCGCTTCGGCACGGCGCAGATGAAGCGCGACTACCTGCCGAAGCTGGTCAGCGGCGAGATGCTGTTCTGCATGGCGCTGACGGAACCCGATGCCGGCTCCAACAGCCTGGAAATCCAGACCTTCGCCAGGCGGGAGGGCAATGGCTTCCGCATCAATGGCCGCAAGATCTGGATTACCGGCGTGCCTCAGGCCGACAAGGTGCTGGTGATCGCCCGCACCCAGAAGGCCGAGGATGTGAAGCGCCGCACCGACGGCATCACCATGTTCCTGCTCGACCGCGACCGCGAGGGGCTGAGCCACACGCCGATCGAGAAGGTGGGCACCAACACGCTGACCTCCTCCATGGTGTTTCTGGACGATGTCTGGGCCGGGCCGGACGAGATCGTCGGCACCCTCGACATGGGCTGGCATGAGTTGCTGGACGTGCTGAACACGGAGCGCATCGTCACCACCGCCTGCCTGGTCGGCACGGCGCAACTGGCCATCGAGCTGGCGGTGAAATATGCCGGCGAGCGCAAGGTGTTCCGCGGCGCGCCCATCGGTTCCTACCAGGGCCTGCAGTTCCCGCTGGCCGAGGCTTATGCCCAGACCGAGACCGCGCGGCTGATGAACTACAAGGCGGCCAGCCTGTTCGACAGCGGCCTGCCCTATGGCAGCGAGGCGAATATCGCCAAGCTGATTGCCGGCCATGCCAGCGCCCAGGCGACAGACCGCGCGATGCAGACCATGGGCGGCATGGGTTATGCCAAGGAAAGCTATGTCGAGCGGCTGTGGCGCGACGCCAGGCTGTTCCGCATCGCGCCGATCTCGGAAGAGATGATCCTGAATTTCATCTCCATCCATAACCTCAAGATGCCCCGTTCCTACTGA
- a CDS encoding thiamine pyrophosphate-dependent dehydrogenase E1 component subunit alpha — MPSSSAISPSKARNGARKGSNTPEALLALYRQMLLIRRTEERLSQLFADGEVPGFIHLSIGQEAIAAGLGSVLERKDTIASTHRGHGHALAKGVELNGFFQEVMGRETGVCKGRGGSMHVADMSAGMLGANGIVGAGMPIAVGSALAHQVRKTGGVGVVFFGDGALAEGVLHESLNLSALWKLPVLFVCENNGWSEFSPTSKQFVAPLAKLADAFGIPAETIDGNDVEIVAETAGRLVTEIRKGGGPRVLECITQRVRGHYEGDAQKYRDPAELHDRDRLDPLQRATRRLVSLGVEQAMLLRIESDIMAEIDAATAAARAAPLPEFAAAQADVYTPAGA; from the coding sequence ATGCCATCAAGCAGCGCTATCTCGCCATCTAAAGCCCGGAATGGGGCCCGGAAAGGCAGCAACACGCCGGAGGCGCTGCTGGCGCTGTACCGGCAGATGCTGCTGATCCGGCGCACCGAGGAGAGGCTGTCCCAGCTTTTCGCCGATGGCGAGGTGCCGGGCTTCATCCATCTCTCCATCGGGCAGGAGGCGATTGCCGCCGGGCTGGGATCGGTGCTGGAGCGCAAGGACACCATCGCCTCGACCCATCGCGGCCACGGCCACGCCTTGGCCAAGGGCGTCGAACTGAATGGCTTCTTCCAGGAAGTGATGGGAAGGGAGACCGGCGTGTGCAAGGGGCGGGGCGGCTCGATGCATGTTGCCGACATGTCGGCCGGCATGCTGGGCGCGAACGGTATCGTCGGCGCCGGCATGCCGATCGCCGTCGGCAGTGCGCTGGCCCATCAGGTGCGCAAGACCGGCGGCGTCGGCGTGGTCTTCTTCGGCGATGGCGCGCTGGCCGAAGGCGTGCTGCATGAGAGCCTGAACCTGTCCGCCCTGTGGAAGCTGCCGGTGCTGTTCGTGTGCGAGAATAATGGCTGGTCGGAATTCTCGCCGACATCGAAGCAGTTCGTCGCTCCGCTGGCGAAGCTGGCTGACGCCTTCGGCATCCCGGCCGAGACCATCGACGGCAATGATGTCGAGATCGTCGCCGAAACGGCGGGCCGGCTTGTCACCGAAATCCGCAAGGGTGGCGGGCCGCGTGTGCTGGAATGCATCACCCAGCGCGTGCGCGGTCACTATGAGGGCGACGCGCAGAAATACCGCGATCCGGCAGAATTGCACGACCGCGACAGGCTCGATCCGCTGCAGCGTGCCACCCGCCGGCTCGTCTCCCTGGGCGTGGAGCAGGCAATGCTGCTGCGGATCGAGAGCGATATCATGGCCGAGATCGACGCCGCGACCGCGGCGGCGCGCGCCGCACCCCTGCCGGAATTCGCGGCAGCGCAGGCCGATGTCTATACCCCGGCAGGAGCGTAG
- a CDS encoding enoyl-CoA hydratase/isomerase family protein — protein sequence MSEQTVLTEVKGAIGIITVNRPAVMNALDVPTVLALEQALDGLEKNADVRVIVVTGAGEKAFVAGGDIADLNSRQGLPHYQEFAEIIHRVFRRFETSDKPTIAAINGWALGGGTEFLLSLDIRIAADTARLGLPEITLGLFPGAGGTQRMIRQVPLCKAKELMFAGTHVTAAEAAAMGLINRAVPKENLMEEVMALAERIAHKSPLVLKMLKRTLNNGADMALPSALAHEQAMVSLVLDSADAHEGCTAFVEKRNAVFTGK from the coding sequence ATGAGCGAGCAGACAGTCCTGACCGAAGTGAAGGGGGCAATCGGCATCATCACGGTGAACCGGCCGGCGGTGATGAACGCGCTCGACGTGCCGACCGTGCTGGCGCTGGAACAGGCGCTGGACGGGCTGGAGAAGAATGCGGATGTGCGCGTTATCGTGGTCACCGGCGCAGGCGAGAAGGCCTTTGTGGCCGGCGGCGACATCGCCGACCTGAATTCCCGGCAGGGGCTGCCGCATTATCAGGAATTCGCCGAGATCATTCACCGCGTATTCCGCCGCTTCGAGACCAGCGACAAGCCGACCATCGCCGCGATCAATGGCTGGGCGCTGGGCGGCGGGACGGAGTTTCTGCTGTCGCTGGATATCCGGATCGCCGCCGATACTGCGCGGCTGGGCCTGCCGGAGATCACGCTGGGCCTGTTCCCCGGCGCAGGCGGCACCCAGCGCATGATCCGCCAGGTGCCGCTGTGCAAGGCGAAAGAACTGATGTTCGCGGGAACGCATGTGACCGCCGCAGAGGCGGCGGCGATGGGTCTCATCAACCGCGCCGTTCCGAAGGAAAATCTGATGGAGGAGGTGATGGCGCTGGCCGAGCGCATCGCCCACAAATCCCCGCTGGTGCTGAAGATGCTGAAGCGCACGCTGAACAACGGCGCCGACATGGCGCTGCCCTCCGCGCTGGCGCATGAGCAGGCGATGGTCAGCCTGGTGTTGGACAGCGCCGACGCGCATGAGGGATGCACCGCCTTTGTGGAGAAGCGGAATGCCGTCTTCACCGGCAAATAA
- a CDS encoding AMP-binding protein: MVNLSAFIRFHATRTPDQLALIYEDQRITYADLWARIQALAAWMDGQGIGAGDVVAVFMKNSSSFIEIAFATSYLGGVFLPVNFRLAADEVAYITGNAEAKLVFADAEFQPVVRDLPKTVLLDAAAQKDIRALTGIPSVIPPQRPRQPGDLFRLMYTSGTTDRPKGVMHSYDNYYWKNMEQAIFLGLTRDDRILTVGPLYHVGAFDLPGTAVLWVGGTMCILRDFDPAWMLAAIERERLTCAWMAPVMLGRALTLDGRQKYDLTSLRWTIGGGEKTPESRIRAFTELFPNGRYIDGYGLTETCSGDTLMEAGMEIAKIGSTGRPTPHCEIRITDDEGREVPAGQQGEICVRGPKVTKGYWKDPEKTEASFYPVGWFRSGDVGYVDADGFLYITDRKKDMILSGGENIASSEVERVIYQMPQVSEVAVIGVPDEHWGEKPVAVIVPKPGQTLAYEVMRDHCRQHLASFKVPKELHLREALPRNPSGKILKRVLRDEFMPDQADRQQAE; this comes from the coding sequence ATGGTCAATCTCAGCGCCTTCATCCGCTTCCATGCCACCCGTACCCCGGACCAGCTGGCGCTGATCTATGAGGACCAGCGCATCACCTATGCCGATCTGTGGGCACGCATCCAGGCGCTGGCGGCGTGGATGGACGGGCAGGGTATTGGCGCGGGCGACGTGGTGGCGGTGTTCATGAAGAACTCGTCTTCCTTCATTGAGATCGCCTTCGCCACCTCCTATCTGGGCGGCGTCTTCCTGCCGGTGAATTTCCGGCTGGCGGCGGATGAGGTCGCCTATATCACCGGCAATGCCGAGGCAAAGCTGGTCTTCGCCGACGCGGAATTCCAGCCGGTGGTGCGCGATCTGCCGAAAACAGTGCTGCTGGACGCGGCGGCACAGAAGGATATCCGCGCGCTGACCGGCATACCGTCCGTCATCCCGCCGCAGCGGCCGCGCCAGCCGGGCGATCTGTTCCGGCTGATGTACACGTCGGGCACGACCGACCGTCCCAAGGGGGTGATGCACAGCTACGACAATTACTATTGGAAGAACATGGAGCAGGCGATCTTCCTGGGATTGACCCGGGATGACCGCATCCTGACCGTTGGACCGCTCTACCATGTCGGCGCCTTCGACCTGCCGGGCACGGCGGTGCTGTGGGTTGGCGGAACCATGTGCATCCTGCGCGATTTCGATCCGGCCTGGATGCTGGCCGCTATCGAGCGCGAGAGGCTGACCTGCGCCTGGATGGCCCCGGTCATGCTGGGCCGCGCGCTGACTCTGGACGGGCGGCAGAAATACGACCTCACCAGCCTGCGCTGGACCATCGGCGGCGGCGAGAAGACGCCGGAATCCCGCATCCGCGCCTTTACTGAGCTGTTCCCCAATGGCCGCTATATCGATGGCTATGGCCTGACCGAGACCTGCAGCGGCGACACGCTGATGGAGGCTGGCATGGAGATCGCCAAGATCGGTTCCACCGGCCGGCCGACGCCGCATTGCGAAATCCGCATCACTGATGATGAGGGCCGGGAGGTTCCGGCGGGCCAGCAGGGCGAAATCTGCGTGCGCGGACCGAAGGTCACCAAGGGTTACTGGAAAGACCCGGAGAAGACCGAGGCCAGCTTCTACCCCGTGGGCTGGTTCCGCAGCGGCGATGTCGGCTATGTCGATGCCGACGGCTTCCTCTACATCACGGATCGCAAGAAGGACATGATCCTGTCCGGCGGCGAGAACATCGCCTCGTCGGAGGTGGAGCGCGTGATCTACCAGATGCCGCAGGTCAGCGAGGTCGCCGTGATCGGTGTGCCGGACGAGCACTGGGGCGAGAAGCCGGTGGCCGTGATCGTGCCGAAGCCGGGCCAGACCCTGGCCTATGAGGTGATGCGCGACCATTGCCGCCAGCATCTGGCCAGCTTCAAGGTGCCGAAAGAACTGCATCTGCGCGAGGCACTGCCGCGCAACCCGTCCGGCAAGATTCTGAAGCGCGTGCTGCGCGACGAATTTATGCCGGACCAGGCTGACCGGCAACAAGCCGAATAG
- a CDS encoding dihydrolipoamide acetyltransferase family protein: MPSSPANNAPVLTDLVMPKLGLTMTEGVLADWKVKPGDNVPAGAVIFVVETDKIANEVEAPSAGTIAEILVQAGETVPVGTPVARWTGKGFIAEAPDAPGPAVEAPKPRARGENLPVASGERIRATPLARRIARAQGVDLTGIIGSGPDGRIKAADVEAAAKTAPAAPPSAEGERIALPARYLSMVRRVVTARREIPDFQVVRAADIGALLDLRGQLNQSGGRKISVNDMVLKAVGRALLAVPRANRIWDHDAHIAFAATDVGMVVNSEDGLFIPILRDAGRLPLDRLAGASAAAAAKAREGRLNAADMTGGAISVSNLGMFGAKALTPIISPPQSAILGVGAVEQIFRPDSMGRPVLRQEMTLTLSCDHRVYDGVLAARLLQAVAEALEAPHSLLLTEG, from the coding sequence ATGCCGTCTTCACCGGCAAATAACGCGCCCGTGCTGACCGATCTGGTGATGCCGAAGCTGGGCCTCACCATGACGGAAGGCGTGCTGGCGGACTGGAAGGTGAAGCCCGGCGACAATGTGCCAGCCGGGGCGGTGATCTTCGTCGTCGAGACCGACAAGATCGCCAATGAGGTCGAAGCGCCCAGCGCCGGCACAATCGCCGAGATTCTGGTCCAGGCCGGCGAGACGGTACCGGTCGGCACGCCTGTCGCCCGCTGGACCGGGAAAGGGTTCATCGCCGAGGCGCCAGATGCGCCCGGGCCGGCTGTGGAAGCGCCAAAGCCGCGGGCCAGAGGGGAAAATCTGCCGGTAGCCTCTGGCGAGCGCATCCGCGCGACCCCGCTCGCGCGCCGCATCGCCAGGGCGCAGGGCGTCGATCTGACGGGCATCATCGGCAGTGGGCCGGATGGGCGCATCAAGGCGGCCGATGTCGAGGCGGCGGCGAAAACGGCTCCAGCCGCTCCACCGTCTGCCGAGGGCGAGCGTATCGCGCTGCCGGCCAGATACCTGTCGATGGTGCGCCGGGTCGTGACGGCCAGGCGCGAGATTCCGGATTTCCAGGTGGTCCGCGCCGCCGATATCGGCGCGCTGCTGGATCTGCGCGGGCAGCTGAACCAGTCCGGCGGTCGGAAGATCAGCGTCAACGACATGGTGCTGAAGGCGGTCGGCCGGGCGCTGCTCGCCGTGCCACGGGCCAACCGCATCTGGGATCACGACGCCCATATTGCCTTCGCCGCCACCGATGTCGGCATGGTGGTGAACAGCGAGGACGGGCTGTTCATCCCCATCCTGCGCGATGCCGGGCGCTTGCCGCTTGACCGGCTGGCGGGCGCCAGCGCCGCCGCTGCCGCCAAGGCGCGCGAGGGCCGGCTGAACGCTGCCGACATGACGGGCGGGGCAATCAGCGTCTCCAACCTCGGCATGTTCGGCGCGAAGGCACTGACGCCGATCATCAGCCCGCCGCAATCCGCCATTCTGGGGGTCGGCGCGGTGGAGCAGATCTTCCGCCCGGACAGTATGGGCAGGCCGGTGCTGCGCCAGGAAATGACGCTCACCCTGTCCTGCGATCACCGCGTCTATGACGGCGTTCTGGCGGCCCGGCTGTTGCAGGCCGTTGCCGAGGCGCTGGAGGCCCCGCATTCGCTTCTTCTCACCGAAGGTTGA
- a CDS encoding SDR family NAD(P)-dependent oxidoreductase, with protein sequence MNRALDGRVAVVTGGASGIGEACARDMAARGARLVIADINEELAQRVAADLKGAIHARLDVTSVEETEVLAERVAREIGPVDILVASAGVLQPPLPPEELPMAVWDRVVAVDQRGVYVSNVAFGKRMAQRGQGAIVNIASVTTFRSTPLHAYGPAKAAVASITAGLAAEWGRSGVRVNAIAPGYVATPALQAAIDDGKRDPAALMENSAFGRLVGVEEVAKACSFLVSDDASGITGVTLPVDAGWLVATPWNTYGGVPPKRS encoded by the coding sequence ATGAACCGAGCGCTCGACGGCAGGGTCGCCGTGGTCACCGGCGGTGCCAGCGGCATCGGCGAAGCCTGCGCCCGCGACATGGCGGCGCGCGGCGCGCGGCTGGTCATCGCCGACATCAATGAAGAGCTGGCGCAACGGGTGGCGGCCGATCTGAAGGGCGCCATCCACGCCCGGCTGGACGTGACCAGCGTGGAGGAGACCGAGGTACTGGCCGAACGGGTTGCCCGCGAGATCGGGCCGGTCGATATCCTGGTCGCCTCGGCCGGCGTGCTGCAGCCGCCCTTGCCGCCGGAGGAACTGCCGATGGCGGTCTGGGACCGCGTCGTCGCGGTCGATCAACGCGGCGTCTATGTCAGCAATGTCGCCTTCGGCAAGCGCATGGCGCAGCGGGGGCAGGGCGCCATCGTCAACATCGCCTCGGTGACGACCTTCCGTTCGACACCGCTGCATGCCTACGGGCCGGCGAAGGCGGCGGTCGCCTCGATCACCGCAGGCCTGGCCGCCGAATGGGGCCGTTCCGGCGTACGGGTAAACGCCATCGCCCCCGGCTATGTGGCGACGCCCGCCCTGCAGGCGGCAATCGACGATGGCAAGCGCGACCCGGCGGCGCTGATGGAGAACTCCGCCTTCGGCCGGCTGGTCGGCGTGGAGGAGGTGGCGAAGGCGTGCAGCTTCCTGGTTTCCGACGATGCCTCGGGGATCACCGGCGTCACCCTGCCGGTCGATGCCGGCTGGCTGGTGGCGACGCCATGGAACACCTATGGCGGCGTGCCGCCGAAGCGGAGTTAG
- a CDS encoding MmgE/PrpD family protein yields the protein MTLSRTLADFVVSLELATLPPEVVEKARVCLLNGYGIGLGCHNTPYAPVARRAALAMDGERADGATLLGDGRKTSITGAALANSALFHGRAQEDTCGAAHLGAIMIPLLTAITEARNYPVARLLPALIAGYEVGGLLEKAYAGKTTPAGLRASPIYGTLAAAAASAKLMGLDAAQTQAAIANAASFAGGILQSFADGTDEWRYQVGMAGRNGFVAAELARAGSVSAPHAIEGKAGFVRAFARTDCDVDALAAALGTDWAILRVTFKPFPVCAFNQTPVTAALEMKQEIAGRKIKSVTVTMNPYETGYAGMDSAGPFTSISGTLMSIPFCIAATLERGTPTMRMMTTYDDATVNALVGRVTLVSDEAVPTLCCRIAVTLEDGAIIERYESKTTDDFAYDRATDSALIRRVGAETDIPSAVYDRLEAFVWGLPDGDIGEVLRCFAALPGLRKAA from the coding sequence ATGACACTCTCCCGCACACTCGCCGATTTCGTTGTCTCCCTCGAGCTTGCGACGCTGCCGCCGGAAGTGGTGGAGAAGGCGCGGGTCTGCCTGCTGAATGGCTACGGTATCGGCCTTGGTTGTCACAACACGCCTTATGCCCCGGTCGCGCGCCGGGCGGCGCTGGCAATGGATGGCGAGCGGGCCGATGGCGCGACGCTGCTGGGCGACGGCCGCAAGACCTCTATCACCGGCGCGGCGCTGGCTAATTCTGCGTTGTTCCATGGAAGAGCGCAGGAGGATACCTGCGGTGCGGCGCATCTGGGCGCGATCATGATCCCGCTGCTGACGGCGATCACCGAGGCGCGCAACTACCCCGTCGCCCGGCTGCTACCGGCGCTGATCGCCGGCTATGAGGTTGGCGGACTGCTGGAAAAGGCCTATGCCGGCAAGACCACGCCGGCCGGGCTGCGCGCCTCGCCGATCTACGGCACGCTGGCGGCAGCGGCGGCGTCGGCGAAGCTGATGGGCCTCGATGCGGCGCAGACCCAGGCGGCCATCGCCAATGCGGCCAGCTTCGCCGGCGGCATATTGCAGAGCTTCGCCGACGGCACGGACGAATGGCGCTATCAGGTGGGCATGGCCGGCCGAAACGGGTTCGTTGCTGCTGAGCTGGCGCGCGCCGGTTCCGTCTCCGCGCCACATGCCATCGAGGGCAAGGCGGGCTTCGTGCGCGCCTTCGCCCGTACCGACTGCGACGTCGATGCGCTGGCGGCGGCGCTTGGCACGGATTGGGCGATCCTGCGCGTGACCTTCAAGCCTTTCCCGGTCTGCGCCTTCAACCAGACTCCGGTAACGGCGGCGCTGGAAATGAAGCAGGAAATTGCCGGCCGGAAGATCAAATCGGTGACGGTGACGATGAATCCTTACGAGACGGGCTATGCCGGTATGGATTCGGCGGGGCCGTTCACCTCCATCTCCGGCACGCTGATGAGCATCCCGTTCTGCATCGCCGCCACGCTGGAGCGCGGCACGCCGACCATGCGGATGATGACGACCTATGACGATGCCACCGTGAACGCGCTGGTCGGGCGTGTCACGCTGGTCAGCGACGAGGCCGTGCCGACGCTGTGCTGCCGCATTGCGGTGACGCTGGAGGATGGCGCGATAATCGAACGGTACGAGAGCAAGACCACCGACGATTTCGCCTATGACCGGGCGACCGATTCGGCGCTGATCCGCCGGGTCGGGGCGGAGACGGATATCCCGTCCGCCGTGTATGATCGGCTGGAGGCTTTTGTCTGGGGGCTGCCGGATGGCGATATCGGCGAGGTGCTGCGCTGCTTTGCCGCGCTGCCCGGCCTGCGCAAGGCGGCCTGA
- a CDS encoding ABC transporter ATP-binding protein, with protein sequence MLKVENLYKAFGGVVAMNDVSLDFPTGSLTAIIGPNGAGKTTFFNLISGHIRPDRGRVLFDGEDIVGRSSLEIVRKGIGRAFQVASIFPSLTLHESLMAAVISHRRQSTQVLTRFPLQSAEARVEEIMALLGLSAKAAVLSRNLSHGDQKLLDIALALAMEPKVLLLDEPTAGMGPEERWQMIDKVYRLWEAEKMTLIFIEHDMDIVFKIAQTIRVLKYGAVLAEGTPDDIRRNKDVIDAYLGTDHHITESVGED encoded by the coding sequence ATGCTGAAAGTCGAGAATCTATACAAGGCCTTCGGCGGCGTCGTGGCGATGAACGATGTCTCGCTGGACTTCCCGACCGGCTCGCTGACTGCGATCATCGGGCCGAACGGGGCCGGCAAGACGACCTTTTTCAACCTGATTTCCGGCCATATCCGTCCGGATCGCGGGCGCGTGCTGTTCGATGGCGAGGATATCGTCGGCCGCTCCAGCCTGGAAATCGTGCGCAAGGGCATTGGCCGCGCCTTCCAGGTAGCTTCGATCTTCCCGAGTCTCACCCTGCACGAGAGTCTGATGGCGGCCGTCATTTCGCACCGCCGGCAATCCACGCAGGTGCTGACTCGCTTCCCGCTGCAGAGCGCCGAGGCGCGGGTGGAGGAGATCATGGCGCTGCTGGGGCTTTCGGCGAAGGCGGCGGTGCTGTCGCGCAACCTGTCGCATGGCGACCAGAAGCTGCTCGATATCGCGCTGGCGCTGGCGATGGAGCCGAAGGTGCTGCTGCTCGACGAGCCGACGGCGGGCATGGGGCCGGAAGAGCGCTGGCAGATGATCGACAAGGTCTATCGCCTGTGGGAGGCGGAGAAGATGACCCTCATCTTCATCGAGCACGATATGGATATCGTCTTCAAGATCGCCCAGACCATCCGCGTGCTGAAGTACGGCGCAGTCCTGGCCGAGGGCACGCCCGACGACATCCGCCGCAACAAGGATGTGATCGACGCCTATCTCGGCACCGACCATCACATCACCGAATCCGTCGGGGAGGACTGA
- a CDS encoding alpha-ketoacid dehydrogenase subunit beta, whose protein sequence is MAELRYVRALNQALSDAMAADPSVIVFGEDIAAAGGPFGVTRGLLEAYGEDRVRDTPISEATIVGAAVGAAMTGLRPVVEIMFMDFVAIAMDAIVNQAAKARFMFGGQGSVPMVVRLPHGGGVSAGPQHSQCLEAWFAHIPGLKVVCPASVADAYGLMRAAINDPDPVIMVENKALYARKEDVPDDLPAVEIGKARIARPGRDATIVTYGAAVHTALDAADTLAGEGVEAEVLDLRSLQPWDEAAVLESLSRTHRLVVAHEAVEAFGIGAEIAARMADIGFDELDGPIVRVGAPFMPVPFAKTLEQGYLPDAGRIADAVRKTLA, encoded by the coding sequence ATGGCAGAGCTTCGCTACGTCCGTGCGCTGAACCAGGCCCTGTCGGACGCCATGGCGGCCGATCCGTCCGTGATCGTGTTCGGCGAGGATATCGCAGCCGCCGGCGGCCCCTTCGGCGTGACGCGCGGCTTGCTGGAAGCTTATGGCGAGGACCGGGTGCGCGACACGCCGATCTCGGAAGCCACCATCGTCGGTGCCGCCGTGGGCGCGGCGATGACCGGGCTGAGGCCGGTGGTCGAAATCATGTTCATGGATTTCGTCGCCATTGCGATGGATGCCATCGTCAATCAGGCGGCCAAGGCGCGCTTCATGTTCGGTGGCCAGGGCAGCGTGCCGATGGTGGTGCGCCTGCCGCATGGCGGCGGCGTTTCCGCCGGGCCACAGCATTCGCAATGCCTGGAGGCGTGGTTCGCGCATATCCCTGGCCTGAAGGTGGTGTGCCCGGCCAGCGTCGCCGATGCCTATGGGCTGATGCGCGCCGCCATCAACGATCCCGATCCGGTGATCATGGTGGAGAACAAGGCGCTCTATGCCCGCAAGGAGGATGTGCCCGACGATCTGCCTGCCGTGGAGATCGGCAAGGCCCGCATCGCCCGGCCCGGCCGGGATGCGACCATCGTGACCTATGGCGCGGCGGTTCACACCGCGCTGGACGCCGCCGACACACTGGCGGGCGAGGGGGTGGAGGCCGAGGTGCTGGACCTGCGCTCGCTGCAGCCCTGGGACGAGGCGGCGGTACTGGAGTCCCTGTCGCGCACCCACCGGCTGGTGGTCGCGCATGAGGCGGTGGAGGCCTTCGGCATCGGCGCGGAGATCGCGGCGCGCATGGCGGATATCGGCTTCGACGAGTTGGACGGCCCGATTGTCCGTGTCGGCGCGCCCTTCATGCCCGTGCCGTTCGCCAAGACCCTGGAGCAGGGCTATCTGCCGGATGCCGGCCGAATCGCCGATGCCGTCCGCAAGACCCTGGCCTGA
- a CDS encoding ABC transporter ATP-binding protein: protein MAEIMLEVKGIDVFYGASQILFGLDLTVEKGQTMALLGRNGAGKSTTFKAIAGIAPPRRGEINLAGVTVSGRKPFRIARAGIGYVPEDRQVFPEHSIEDNLVIGTKKGPNGEDYWTLERVYEAFPILAGMRHRMAGRLSGGEQQMLTIARTLMGNPEILLLDEPSEGLAPIIVQAIGDLIRRLRDMGATILLAEQNMHFCLGIATHATVVDKGQIVYRDTIEGLRANDAIKQRYLAI, encoded by the coding sequence ATGGCCGAGATCATGCTGGAAGTGAAGGGCATCGACGTGTTCTACGGCGCCAGCCAGATTCTGTTCGGCCTCGACCTGACGGTGGAGAAGGGCCAGACCATGGCGCTGCTTGGCCGCAACGGCGCGGGCAAGAGCACGACCTTCAAGGCCATCGCCGGGATCGCCCCGCCACGCCGGGGCGAGATCAATCTGGCCGGCGTGACAGTCTCGGGCCGCAAACCTTTCCGCATCGCCCGCGCCGGCATCGGCTACGTACCGGAAGACCGGCAGGTGTTCCCGGAACACAGCATCGAGGACAATCTCGTCATTGGCACCAAGAAAGGTCCGAATGGCGAGGATTACTGGACTCTGGAGCGGGTCTATGAGGCGTTCCCGATCCTCGCCGGCATGCGCCACCGCATGGCCGGCCGCCTGTCCGGCGGCGAGCAGCAGATGCTGACCATCGCCCGCACCCTGATGGGCAATCCGGAAATCCTGCTGCTGGACGAGCCGTCCGAGGGGCTGGCACCAATCATCGTCCAGGCCATCGGCGATCTGATCCGGCGATTGCGGGACATGGGGGCGACCATCCTGCTGGCCGAACAGAACATGCATTTCTGCCTCGGCATCGCCACTCATGCGACCGTGGTCGATAAGGGGCAGATCGTCTATCGCGATACAATCGAGGGGTTGAGGGCGAACGATGCCATCAAGCAGCGCTATCTCGCCATCTAA